The following coding sequences are from one Oxyura jamaicensis isolate SHBP4307 breed ruddy duck unplaced genomic scaffold, BPBGC_Ojam_1.0 oxyUn_random_OJ72853, whole genome shotgun sequence window:
- the LOC118159995 gene encoding START domain-containing protein 10 produces the protein MECKDVAAETLYDVLHDIEYRKKWDTNVIETFDIGRLTVNSDVGYYAWKCPKPLKNRDVITLRSWLPMGTDYIIMNYSVKHPKYPPRKDMVRAVSIQTGYLVEGKGAKSCTITYLAQVDPKGSLPKWVVNK, from the exons ATGGAGTGCAAGGACGTGGCGGCGGAGACGCTGTACGACGTGCTGCACGACATCGAGTACCGCAAGAAGTGGGACACCAACGTCATCGAGACCTTCGACATCGGCAGGCTGACCGTCAACTCCGACGTGGGCTACTACGCCT ggaagTGCCCCAAGCCCCTGAAGAACCGGGACGTCATCACGCTGCGCTCCTGGCTGCCCATGGGCACCGACTACATCATCATGAACTACTCCGTCAAGCACCCC AAATACCCGCCCCGTAAGGACATGGTGCGAGCGGTGTCCATCCAGACGGGCTACCtggtggaggggaagggagccAAGAGCTGCACCATCACCTACCTGGCACAGGTGGACCCCAAAG GTTCGCTGCCGAAGTGGGTGGTGAACAAAT